One Solanum pennellii chromosome 9, SPENNV200 DNA segment encodes these proteins:
- the LOC107029925 gene encoding transcription factor-like protein DPA: MVYTVVTDSCLQGHSTIRKSACMMDGETSASTIQGINRRRSEGKSSFRATADYDDKTLHVNQLTQTSDTAKLKKGSKIVGGGLRQYSIMVCKKVEDKGRITYSEVADEIIAELMTMENSSTVPLNESDEKNIRRRVYDSLNVLMALDVIERDRKEIRWKGLPNSDARDMEETKKGHAELLAKIGKKAAYLKDLEEQLASLQNLKLRNEQSCKSTNGPSQGFSLPFILVQTAPHAMVEVEISEDMQLVHFDFNSVPFSLHDDAYVLKLMRNYELLESESVSRTS; encoded by the exons ATGGTGTATAC TGTTGTTACTGATTCTTGTCTTCAAGGACACTCAACTATCAGG AAATCTGCTTGTATGATGGATGGCGAAACCTCTGCAAGCACTATTCAAGGGATCAACCGGAGACGTTCTGAGGGCAAGAGTTCATTCCGAGCCACAGCAGATTATGATGACAAAACATTGCATGTTAATCAGCTTACACAGACTAG TGACACGGCAAAGCTGAAGAAAGGCTCAAAAATTGTCGGTGGAGGTCTAAGACAATACAGTATAATGG TTTGTAAGAAGGTGGAAGATAAGGGACGAATCACATACAGTGAG GTTGCAGACGAAATCATAGCCGAGTTAATGACAATGGAAAACAGTTCCACTGTTCCCCTTAATGAG TCAGATGAGAAGAATATACGTAGACGAGTATATGATTCACTCAATGTCCTTATGGCCCTCGACGTTATCGAAAGAGATAGAAAGGAGATCCGCTGGAAAGGCCTTCCTAATTCAGATGCAAGGGACATGGAGGAAACTAAG AAGGGGCATGCAGAGTTACTGGCGAAGATTGGGAAGAAAGCTGCATATCTGAAAGACTTGGAAGAGCAA CTTGCAAGTCTGCAAAATCTTAAGCTGCGGAATGAACAGTCGTGTAAATCTACAAATGGCCCTTCACAAGGATTCTCTTTGCCATTTATACTTGTTCAG ACTGCTCCCCATGCTATGGTTGAAGTTGAGATCTCGGAGGATATGCAGTTGGTCCACTTTGACTTCAACAG CGTTCCTTTCTCTTTGCACGATGATGCTTATGTACTAAAACTGATGCGCAACTATGAGCTCTTGGAGAGTGAAAGTGTATCTCGAACATCCTAA
- the LOC107029320 gene encoding beta-glucuronosyltransferase GlcAT14C: protein MKRAHIRFIHHKKWSTPIVVFTIFVVILILTLILTNPTSPFKPKSSTPHSKSVLYDEILPELPRLAYLISGTKNDGVKMKRLLQAVYHPRNYYLLHLDLESLDSERLELAKYVKSEFVFRDFGNVKVVGRSDLVTYKGPTMLASMLHSIAILLKLPKSWDWFINLSASDYPLMTQDDILHIFSYLPRDLNFLEHSSNIGYKEFSRVRPIIIDPGLYHLKKSGVFWAKEKRSVPASFKVFMGSEWVMLSRPFLEFCIWGWDNLPRTLLMYYTNFLYSLEGYFHTIVCNHKDYQNTTVNHDLHYIKWDNPPKQYPINLTLKHFEDMIQSGVPFARTFATDDPVLDKIDKEILRRSHGVFSPGAWCVGTSSLGKDPCIVYGSIDVVKPSTGSRSLEKLVLKLLDTENFRSRQCK, encoded by the exons ATGAAAAGAGCTCACATTAGATTCATTCACCATAAGAAATGGTCAACACCCATTGTTGTATTCACAATCTTTGTTGTTATACTCATTCTTACACTAATTTTAACCAACCCAACTTCCCCATTTAAGCCAAAATCATCAACCCCACATTCAAAATCAGTTCTTTATGATGAAATCTTGCCTGAGTTGCCTCGATTAGCTTACTTGATTTCGGGTACTAAAAATGATGGAGTAAAGATGAAAAGGCTGCTTCAGGCAGTGTATCATCCGAGGAATTATTATCTGTTGCATCTTGATTTGGAGAGTTTGGATAGTGAGAGATTGGAGTTGGCTAAGTATGTTAAGTCGGAATTTGTGTTTAGGGATTTTGGGAATGTTAAGGTTGTGGGAAGATCAGATCTGGTTACTTATAAAGGTCCTACTATGTTGGCTTCTATGTTGCATTCCATTGCTATTTTGTTGAAGCTGCCTAAGAGTTGGGATTGGTTTATTAATCTTAGTGCCTCTGATTATCCCCTTATGACTCAAGATG ATATACTCCACATTTTCTCATACTTGCCTAGGGACCTGAATTTTCTTGAGCACTCAAGTAATATTGGTTATAAAGA GTTTTCAAGGGTGAGACCTATTATAATAGACCCCGGTTTATATCATCTGAAGAAATCTGGTGTGTTCTGGGCTAAGGAGAAAAGATCTGTGCCTGCTTCTTTCAAGGTGTTCATGG GATCTGAATGGGTGATGCTCTCGAGGCCATTCCTTGAGTTCTGTATTTGGGGTTGGGACAATCTACCGCGCACTCTTCTGATGTACTACACAAATTTCTTGTACTCTCTCGAGGGCTACTTCCACACCATTGTCTGCAATCACAAAGACTACCAGAACACGACAGTGAACCACGACTTACATTACATCAAATGGGACAATCCCCCAAAGCAGTATCCTATCAATTTAACATTGAAGCACTTTGAGGACATGATCCAGAGCGGTGTCCCCTTTGCTCGTACTTTTGCTACTGATGATCCAGTTCTCGATAAAATTGACAAGGAAATCTTAAGAAGGTCTCATGGCGTGTTTTCGCCAGGGGCTTGGTGTGTCGGAACTTCTTCTTTAGGTAAAGATCCTTGTATAGTTTATGGCAGTATAGATGTTGTCAAACCATCAACAGGCTCAAGAAGCCTAGAGAAACTTGTACTTAAGCTCCTTGATACTGAAAATTTCAGGTCAAGACaatgtaaataa